The Acomys russatus chromosome X, mAcoRus1.1, whole genome shotgun sequence genome segment AGGGCCTGCCTATATATCACCAACAGGCTGGATATCTGGTACTGGTCACAAGATGGCATAAGCACCAGAAATCCTGAATTTCCTTCAGGCAACCATTTTTATGaagcaggcaaaacaaacaaacaaacaaaaaacagtaaaactATGAGACAGAGTTTGCAATGTAACTGTGATTACATTGAAAGCAACTGCAAGTTTAAATAAGAAATCCATATGATGATTAATGGGAAGATTCAATCAGAACCTCCATGCTGTTCCTAGTAGGCACAAGATAATTTGTTACCTCCCTCCCCTCATGTCTCACTTCATACTTTTCTAGAGTGAGATCCATTTCAGGATGAATGGTAATGAACCATTTCATCTTGAAAAAACACAGGGGAAAACAGATATGGCACCTACATTAAATGATGAGAATTCATCTCATCTCTCTGTTACTTTTTGGTAGGCAGGATTTTATTacacttctttcctttcattgatttattctctgtcttccttttgtaCAGCCTTAGTTAATATCAGATGTGGGAAGTCTGCATGTGACTCAACTTGAGCCCAGAAAAGCCTGCTTGGAAATCAGCTGGCGTGAGGATCAAGATAGTTGGATCACACACTGCAAGACCACCACCATCCACACGACAGAAGGTAAGGCTCTTCCCATTTCAGGAGATACTTCCCATTTGAATATGCAGTGAGGTCTTAAAGAATATTTGATTTTGCCTCTTGCTTTGCATCTgtagcattttaaatttaaaagcaacttttataTTAACGTAATTCAGTAAATGTTTGGGGTAAAGCCATGTGCACAGCCTTTTGGTGTTAATGAAACACTAAGAGCATTTAAGAACATAGAATTATAATTTTATGCCAATCTAGAACTTTTGAATAAGACTTTGAGAATGGAGCTTAACATTCCGTGAGGCCCTCCATATGATCCTCATGAATACTAAATTTGAAGAATCACTATCATAGGTATAATACTAGGAATACTAAAGTACCAATGTATCTGATGACATAGATTCCCTAGCATACAGCTGCAGTTCTTCTAGCTATACTAATGCATATTCTTTAGCAAAAAAGGAAGAGTTCTTGAGTTGGAGTTATTGTACAAGTCTATTTCCAGGGGTTATCTCCCTATCCATTAAGCTGCATTTTTGTCTGTCTGGTCTGTTGTTGAACACAGCTCCTTTTAGTTTATCTCTTTTGCTCACACTTGCTTGCCTTGTACTTTGGCAAGATAGTTTTATTTGTTAATATCATTTTCCCTATTTCAGTATTTTCCAGAGTACTCTTATTCAAACAACATGTTCAAGTATCCTGGGGACATATTTGTGGAAGAAAACAGTGCACATAAGCCATAAACTCTTTGTGGTTCTACATCAAAAGAAACTTTAATAAGACTTGTTTTGATAGCATTTGTATTTGCGGCCACAAGGCCAGCCAATCTCTTTGTCTGTAATACTAACCACTTGGCACACTAATCTAAATCATAATGGATGACGAATATGTTCTATGTAATTGGAAAGACCAACTATGGCCAGCAAAGGTTTTATATAGGTTTGAAACTTTGGCAAGCAGTGAGAGGCAAATGACATTTTCCCTACAAGTTCAAATACTTTCACTTGATGAGACCATTACCGTGGAAAGCAAAGATACAAGAGTCCTAACTGAATCTGAAGTTAAAGCCATTGTGTCCTCATTAGCAGTACAGTCAGGGGCCAAACTTCTACCTAGGGAGGAGACAACCTATGAAAGATCACTGAAAATGGCACTGGAAATCATGAAAGGAAGAACAAAGCAGAGCCCCGAAAGCATGTCAGGTGGAGCACATTCCACTACAACATCTGAAGATGACCCGAATCAGCCATCTCAGTTACCTCCTCCTAAGAAGATGCGGAAACTTAACAGCAACCGCAAGGAAGACTCAGCTTCTGTGATACTGTGCTTAGAGAGTGATGATTCCCTGTGTGAGGATAACCTGCCGGTGCAAACAACCAGTGCGAGTACCCCAAGTGAAATGGAAGCCAAGTCATCACaaaacgatgatgatgatgacgacgacgatgatgataaagaagaaaagaaggttgACATCTCAGACATCATGTCTGTGAATTTGTCACTTAAAGAGGATGATGACTATATTAAAGAAGAGAAGTTCATCTCATCATCAGAAGATCTTGTTGTACCCAAAAAGGAGTCCCAAAACATCTCCCCAGATGCCCCAGCTGATTCTTCTACCTCAGAGAATAACCTGGAGGATCCTGGAGAGGGCCCATCAAATCAGAATCCACGTTTCTATGCCAGCCAAAGTCAGTCTTCTGTGGAATCAGAAATAGGTGCTGAAACATCCACTGCAGGGTGTTCAGGGGAATATCAGGTTTCTCTGCCTTCCTATAATACAGTCAACAGTGATCTACTAATTCAGAGACTGGAATTAGAAGATTTTGAAGAAGAAGCCCGGGCTTCTGGCAAGCTGTTGTCTCTAAATCCTGCTAGGGAAGCTGCATTatataatgatgatggtgatgatgatgaagaccTCCCACGCTTCATTCTCTGTTATGAGACACGTGGATTTGAAACCGGCATGATAGTGTGGTTTAAATATCAAAAATACCCATTTTGGCCTGCAGTGATAAAAAGTATTAGgcgaaaagaaaggaaggcaagtGTGCTTTTGGTTGAGGCAAACATGAGTCCTCAAAAGAGGGGTGTTAGAGTATCtttcagaagattaaaaaaatatgactGTAAAGAGAAACAAGCACTAGTGGAGAAAGCCAGGGAGGAGTACCCTGAGAGTATTGATTGGTGCGTGTCACTGATTTGTGACTACAGAGTTAGACTAGGTTGTGGCTCTTTTACAGGCTCATTCTTTGAGTATTTTGCTGCTGACATCAGTTATCCAGTaaggaaaataatcaaacaaGATACCCtcagaaatatttttccaaagtTATACGATGAAGATGCGGGACAGCAAATGTCTGTGACATCTCACACCAAGAGACTCTCTTTCCAGAAAATTCTTCCTGACCGGATGAAGCCTGCTCGCGACCGAGCTAACAAGAACCTGTTGAACTTCATTGTCAATGAAAAAGGAGCAGAGGAGCACCTCCTGGGCATTGTAAATGgtacaaaaaaatccaaatggcTGAAAGCATTTTTGAAGGCAAAGACTTTCACACCCTGTATTGAAACATACTTTGAAGATGACGATCAACTGGATGAGATAATGAAATATCTACAAGAAATTTATAAACGAATAAACCAGAAGATGCTAACTCGCATAAGAGATGACAAGATTAAATTTATGATGGAAGTTCTTCTACCAGAAGCAATTATTTGCTCAATTTCTGCTGTTGATGGCTTAGATTATGAGGCTGCTGAGGCAAAGTATCTAAAGGGCCCATCCCTTGGCTGTAGGGAAAGAGAATTATATGATTCCAAAATATTATTTGAGAAGAGACGGAGGTCACTACCAAATGAAGCCCGCTAATTCTGCTGAGAGTCAAAACCACAATGGAAGCTAGATGAAACTTTGGGAAAGTAATCTTCTAAGAGTTCTAACATGTAACCGTTTGCTGAAAATGCAGGGGAAGATCTTTTggttataagttttttttttttttttttttgaagatctgTATGATCTGCAGATACCACTACAtccatctttattttcttgtgcttcttccGAATAAGCTTCATCAATATATTTTTAGTAGTTTGGTTTTCTAATACGTTTTAGAATGTATAATCCTTAGGTGACTTTAAGGGAAActactattttcttttatgatatttttgTGTCTTTGATGTATAGGTAAATATGCACATTCAGTTTAATAAAATTGCACTAGCATTAGTTTTTaagcaagaaaattagaaaagatgTCTAAAAATATCAGTTATATATTTTTTGctcaatttttataaaatactgaGTTTTCTCTTAAAATAGCTGAATTATATTTCCTGCCATGCCTACTTATTTTTGGGAAAAAATATCTGTAAACCCTAGAACCAAAGATAGCTTAAACTTTGCTATATATTATAACTAACCACAATTGCTTTTGCAAGAAAagaatctaaaattaaaaagtaaatgggTTATCTGCATGTAAtctctctatgtgtgtatatataacatCTCAGCATGCAGAAAATGATTCTGGCATCCATGAGCAGAATTTTTCATTCTACACTTCTCTGAAATTCCAATTTGAGGAGTGTCTGACCTTCAGTGCTGAATAACTTCTTATAACAGATTAGCTTCTGGCTAGTTTCATAATCATAGGTAGATCTTGTTAATATGGCTATCTGAGCACATTTAAAAGATGGTTAAGTGTATCAACAGTCTGACCATTCTACAGTCCAGGGTTGCTGCTTCAAAGTCCATCTAGTTTGATATAAACTAGGAGAAGCAAGCACTGTGTTCAGAATCCTGTCTTCAAATATAAAGACATTTGTCTCAAACCAAGCAAGCTTTTGCATCTGGCTTATTT includes the following:
- the Pwwp3b gene encoding PWWP domain-containing DNA repair factor 3B, translating into MDDEYVLCNWKDQLWPAKVLYRFETLASSERQMTFSLQVQILSLDETITVESKDTRVLTESEVKAIVSSLAVQSGAKLLPREETTYERSLKMALEIMKGRTKQSPESMSGGAHSTTTSEDDPNQPSQLPPPKKMRKLNSNRKEDSASVILCLESDDSLCEDNLPVQTTSASTPSEMEAKSSQNDDDDDDDDDDKEEKKVDISDIMSVNLSLKEDDDYIKEEKFISSSEDLVVPKKESQNISPDAPADSSTSENNLEDPGEGPSNQNPRFYASQSQSSVESEIGAETSTAGCSGEYQVSLPSYNTVNSDLLIQRLELEDFEEEARASGKLLSLNPAREAALYNDDGDDDEDLPRFILCYETRGFETGMIVWFKYQKYPFWPAVIKSIRRKERKASVLLVEANMSPQKRGVRVSFRRLKKYDCKEKQALVEKAREEYPESIDWCVSLICDYRVRLGCGSFTGSFFEYFAADISYPVRKIIKQDTLRNIFPKLYDEDAGQQMSVTSHTKRLSFQKILPDRMKPARDRANKNLLNFIVNEKGAEEHLLGIVNGTKKSKWLKAFLKAKTFTPCIETYFEDDDQLDEIMKYLQEIYKRINQKMLTRIRDDKIKFMMEVLLPEAIICSISAVDGLDYEAAEAKYLKGPSLGCRERELYDSKILFEKRRRSLPNEAR